GCCCAGGCTGATGTCGCCGTGGCCTTCGCCCTCGAAGTTCTTGAAGGTCTGGCCGCCGATGCTGTACGAGCTGGTGCAGGGGTAGTGGCCGTTGAAGTCGTAGCCCGCGTTGATCGCGGCCGTGGTCGAGATGACCTTGAAGATCGAGCCGGGGGCGGCCTGTCCCTGGATGGCGCGGTTCAGCAGCGGGTAGTTGGAGTCCTTGCCGGTGAGGTGGGCGTAGTCCTTGCCGGAGATCCCGCCGACCCAGGCGTTGGGGTCGTAGCTGGGGTTGGAGGCCATCGCCACCACCCGGCCGGTCTTGGCTTCCATGACGACCACGGCGCCCGAGTCGGCCTTGTAGTTGGTGCCCGTGTTCCTGTCGTGCACCTTCCGGGCGTCCTTCATGGCCTGGTCGAGCTGCTTCTCCGCTATGGCCTGCACCCGCGCGTCGATGCTGGTGACGACGCTCGCACCGCCCTGGCCCTTCTCGCTGTTGGCCTGGCCGATGACCCGGCCGAGGTTGTCCACCTCATAGCGGGTGACGGCGGCCTTGCCGCGCAGATAGCGGTCGTACGTACGCTCCAGACCGGACCGGCCGATCTGGTCGGAGCGCAGGAACGGCGAGTCGGTGTCCTTGGCCTTGTTGATCTCCTCGTCGGTGACCGGCGAGAGGTAGCCGAGCACCTGGGCGGTGTTGGCGTCACCGGGAGCGGCGTAGCGGCGGACGGCGGTGGGCTCGGCGCTGATGCCGGGGAAGGCCTCGGAGCGTTCGCGGATCTGGAGGGCCTGCTGGGTGGTGGCCTCGTCGGTGATCGGGATCGGCTGGTAGGGCGAGCCGTTCCAGCAGGGCTGCGGGGTCTTGGCGTCGCACAGCCGGACCTTGTTGCGGATCTCCTTCTCGGACATGCCGAGCACCTTGGCGAGCCGGCCGAGCACGGCCTTGCCGTCGTCCTTCATCTTCAGCAGCTCGGTACGGCTCGCGGAGACCACCAGACGGGTCTGGTTGTCGGCCAGCGGCACCCCGCGCGCATCGAGGATGGAGCCGCGGGTGGCGGGCTCGATGACCTGCTGGACGTGGTTGTTTCTCGCCTCGGTGGCGTACTCCTGGCCGTTGCGGATCTGCAGATACCAGAGCCGGCCGCCGAGAGTGAGCAGCAGGGAGAAGACCAGGATCTGGATCGCGATGAGCCGGACGCTGACCCGGGAGGTCCGGGTTTCCGGAAGATTACTCATGGCGCGCAGCGCCTCCACGAGGGGTGGTGGTCGAAAGGGGCGAGGGCGTCACAGTCGCTTGACCCCCTTGATGCGGCCCACCTTGTCGCGGGCCGACTTGCCGAGCAGACTGCCGCGCTGGCTGCCGATGCCCGTCCCCGTGCGTACGGACTTCATGGCACCGCGGCTGGCCTTGAGCCCGGTGCCGGTGGTGAGCCAGCCGTACCCGGAATCCCGGCCGCCGGCCCCGCCGCTCGAACTGGAGCCGTCGCCGGCCAGCGCCTCGCCTTCCGTTCTGCGCGCCAGCGCCATCACCAGCGGGACGGTGAAGGGCGCCAGCAGCAGGTCGTAGAGGGTCGCGCTGAGCAGCAGTCCGACGATGCCGACGTGCCGGGCGGCGGTGTCACCGACCAGCGCACCGACGCCGGCGTACATCAGCGTCGAGCCGATGGCGGCGCCGAGGACGACGAGCAGCGGCAGTGTCGCCGAGCGGTGCTGACCGGAGTCCGGCTTGGTCAGGCCCGCGCAGTAGCCGATGACACAGAGCACCAGCGCATAGCGGCCGATGGCGTGGTCGGAGGGCGGGGCGAGGTCGGCCAGCAGTCCGGCGAAGAAGCCGACCAGCGCGCCGCCGACATGGCCGTAGACCAGCGCGAGGCCGAGCACCACGAGCAGCAGCAGGTCGGGTACGGCGCCGGGCAGTTGGAGTCTGGCGAGGATGGTGACCTGAATGACGAGGGCGACGACCACCAGCGGGGCCGAGAGCAGGATCCGGTTGATGCGCATCGGTCAGCTCCTGGGAGAAGCGCTCGCGGAGGGCGTGGCCGTGACGGTGACCGTCGGTGTCGGCTTGGGCTTCGCGGGCGCAGGCGGCAGGACGGTGTCGCGCGGGTCCTCGCGGGGCGGTGCCACGACTACGCCGACGATGTCGAGCTGGGAGAACGAGACAAAGGGCCGGACCTGGAGGTTACGCGTCAGATCGCCGTTGGACGGCTCGACCTTGACGACCCTGCCGACGGGCACGCCGGGCACGAACGGCTTGTCCCTGCTGGAGCCGAAGGTGACCAGGCGGTCGCCCCGCTTGATGTTGGCCTTGCCGTTGAGGAGCTGGACGCGCAGCGAGCGGACGCCCTGCCCGTTGGCGAAGCCGATCTCGTTGGTCTTCTCCATGCGGGTGCCGACGGTGAAGTCGGGGTCGGCGGCCAGCAGGACGGTGGAGGTGTCGGCGCCGACGGTGGTGACCCGGCCGACCAGACCGTCGCCGTTGAGCACGGTCATATCGCGGGCGATGCCGTCGCGGGTGCCGGCGTCGATGGTGACGGTCCAGGAGAAGCCCTGGGCGGAGCCGATGGCGATGACCTGGGCGCCCTTGATGCCGTACTGGCCGGTGCCCGCGGTCTTGAGGATCTTGTCGAGCTCGGCGGCGCGGCTACGGTTGCGGTCGGAGGAGCCGAGCTTGGCCTTCAGCGCCTCGTTCTCGTGCTCCAGCCCGCTGATCCGGTTGTGCCGGGCGCCGGAGTCCCGCACGGCGCCGATGGCGTTGCCGACCGGGTTGACGACGCGGGCGACGCCGCTTTCGACCGGGCCGAAGGCGGAGGCGGCGGCTTGCCGGGCGCCATCGAGCGGGGACTGTTCGCCGCCGCGGATATCGACCGTGATCAGCGCGAACGCGATCGCGACCAGCAGCACCAGCAGCAGCCGGCTCTCTCGTGTGTCCCTCACGTGCGGCGGCCGTGTCCTTCCTCGTAGGACCGGCCGGCTGCGGGCCCCGCCGGTCTCGTTCGGGAGTTGAGCGTTGTGCCTGTGTGACGGTGCCCGATGGTGAAGCGTCAGTGCACCGTGTCTGTCGGGAGGTTGTGCCTGTATATCAGCGATCCGCCGGACGGACCGGCCGCTGTCGCCATGGTTCCCGAACGCCGCGGACGCCGCTCGACGGCCGCGGCGCGATCGGGACCCCGGTTCCTGCTACCTGCGCGGCTGGGAGTCGAGGACCTGCTGGAGTGCCTCGAACTCCTCGACGCACTTGCCGGAACCGAGCGCGACGGAGTCGAGCGGGTCCTCGGCGATGTGGATGGGCATACCGGTCTCGCGGCGCAGCCGCTCGTCGAGGCCGCGGAGCAGGGCGCCGCCTCCGGTGAGCACGATGCCGCGGTCCATGACGTCACCGGACAGCTCCGGCGGGCACTTGTCGAGCGTCGTCTTGACCGCGTCGACAATGGAGTTCACCGGCTCCTCGATGGCCTTGCGGACCTCGGCGGCCGAGATGACGACGGTCTTCGGCAGGCCGGAGACCAGGTCACGGCCGCGGATCTCGGTGTGCTCGTCCTGTTCGAGGTCGTACGCCGAGCCGATGGTGATCTTGATGCTCTCGGCGGTGCGCTCGCCCAGCAGAAGGCTGTACTCCTTCTTGATGTGCTGGATGATCGC
This Streptomyces decoyicus DNA region includes the following protein-coding sequences:
- the mreD gene encoding rod shape-determining protein MreD yields the protein MRINRILLSAPLVVVALVIQVTILARLQLPGAVPDLLLLVVLGLALVYGHVGGALVGFFAGLLADLAPPSDHAIGRYALVLCVIGYCAGLTKPDSGQHRSATLPLLVVLGAAIGSTLMYAGVGALVGDTAARHVGIVGLLLSATLYDLLLAPFTVPLVMALARRTEGEALAGDGSSSSGGAGGRDSGYGWLTTGTGLKASRGAMKSVRTGTGIGSQRGSLLGKSARDKVGRIKGVKRL
- the mreC gene encoding rod shape-determining protein MreC, translating into MRDTRESRLLLVLLVAIAFALITVDIRGGEQSPLDGARQAAASAFGPVESGVARVVNPVGNAIGAVRDSGARHNRISGLEHENEALKAKLGSSDRNRSRAAELDKILKTAGTGQYGIKGAQVIAIGSAQGFSWTVTIDAGTRDGIARDMTVLNGDGLVGRVTTVGADTSTVLLAADPDFTVGTRMEKTNEIGFANGQGVRSLRVQLLNGKANIKRGDRLVTFGSSRDKPFVPGVPVGRVVKVEPSNGDLTRNLQVRPFVSFSQLDIVGVVVAPPREDPRDTVLPPAPAKPKPTPTVTVTATPSASASPRS
- the mrdA gene encoding penicillin-binding protein 2, with translation MSNLPETRTSRVSVRLIAIQILVFSLLLTLGGRLWYLQIRNGQEYATEARNNHVQQVIEPATRGSILDARGVPLADNQTRLVVSASRTELLKMKDDGKAVLGRLAKVLGMSEKEIRNKVRLCDAKTPQPCWNGSPYQPIPITDEATTQQALQIRERSEAFPGISAEPTAVRRYAAPGDANTAQVLGYLSPVTDEEINKAKDTDSPFLRSDQIGRSGLERTYDRYLRGKAAVTRYEVDNLGRVIGQANSEKGQGGASVVTSIDARVQAIAEKQLDQAMKDARKVHDRNTGTNYKADSGAVVVMEAKTGRVVAMASNPSYDPNAWVGGISGKDYAHLTGKDSNYPLLNRAIQGQAAPGSIFKVISTTAAINAGYDFNGHYPCTSSYSIGGQTFKNFEGEGHGDISLGRALEVSCDTVFYRLSHEEWKKDGGDKPKKDPNDWFYRTAHQFGLGKETGIDLPNEVTGRVPDRKWKNSFWKANKSGWCKQAKAWPKKKDFATKLAREGCLEGMKLHAYDSINYAIGQGDTLVTPIQMATIYGAIANGGTLYNPTVGKAIVSPDGKKVRPVRPTSHGRLPDSPKTLRQMDSALAGVATRGTAAWRFQGWPQDKIPMHAKTGTAEVYGKQTTSWFATYTKDYTIVMTISQGGTGSGASGPAVRNIYNALYGVDEKGGIDPKAALLPKPQSSLPKIEGDGTIQAQPIKPYVPPSPSPSASESPQ